In Candidatus Desulfofervidus auxilii, one genomic interval encodes:
- the nusA gene encoding transcription termination factor NusA codes for MELKRIIEQLTKDKGIEKEFLIKTIEEAVYSAARKKYGLQADIEVVYNEETGEIEVYLFKTVVETLTNPIKEIILSEAQKLNQEVELGDSVGIKLSMAEFGRIAAQAAKQVILQRMKEAEEEIIYEEFKDRKGEVVNGIVQRLDKEGVIVNLGKTEALLPWGEVIPNKDNFKRGDRLRAYILDVRKESKISQIILSRTHPAFLIALFTLEVPEISEGIVKIINAAREPGSRAKIAVTSQDPDVDPIGACVGIRGSRVQNVVRELKGEKIDIVHWDPDPAKFICNAIAPAKVLKVIMDKDEQRMEIIVPDDQLSLAIGRQGQNVRLASKLTGWKLDVRSKSRYKEIQRLQYESLLKVDGMTKEIADLLTQNEIVSAEELAQATVEELKGLGFREDKALALITAAEKFMSTPQATEDVKLEAESGEE; via the coding sequence ATGGAGCTGAAAAGAATTATTGAACAATTAACCAAAGATAAAGGCATTGAAAAGGAGTTTTTAATAAAAACCATTGAAGAAGCAGTCTATTCAGCAGCAAGAAAAAAGTATGGTCTTCAAGCTGACATTGAGGTTGTGTATAATGAAGAAACAGGAGAGATAGAAGTTTATCTTTTTAAAACAGTGGTAGAAACACTTACCAATCCAATAAAAGAAATAATTTTGAGTGAGGCCCAAAAGCTAAACCAGGAGGTAGAACTAGGAGATAGCGTGGGGATAAAACTGAGTATGGCTGAATTTGGAAGGATAGCTGCTCAAGCGGCCAAACAGGTAATTCTCCAAAGAATGAAGGAAGCAGAAGAAGAAATTATATATGAAGAGTTCAAAGATAGGAAAGGAGAGGTAGTAAATGGAATTGTCCAACGATTAGATAAAGAAGGAGTTATAGTTAATCTGGGAAAGACAGAAGCACTTTTACCCTGGGGAGAAGTTATTCCTAATAAAGACAATTTTAAAAGAGGAGATAGATTAAGAGCCTATATCTTGGATGTAAGAAAGGAGAGTAAAATATCACAAATTATACTTTCTAGGACACACCCTGCCTTTCTCATTGCCTTGTTTACTTTAGAAGTGCCTGAAATTAGTGAAGGTATAGTTAAAATTATTAATGCAGCCCGTGAGCCTGGTAGCCGTGCAAAAATTGCCGTGACTTCGCAAGATCCGGATGTAGACCCTATTGGGGCTTGTGTGGGCATCAGGGGCTCAAGGGTTCAAAATGTGGTAAGGGAGTTAAAGGGAGAAAAAATAGATATTGTCCATTGGGATCCTGACCCAGCAAAATTTATATGCAATGCCATCGCCCCAGCAAAGGTATTAAAAGTAATTATGGATAAAGATGAACAACGTATGGAAATCATTGTCCCTGACGACCAACTTTCTCTTGCTATTGGTAGACAGGGGCAAAATGTGCGTTTAGCTTCCAAATTAACAGGATGGAAACTTGATGTCCGGAGTAAAAGCAGATATAAAGAAATACAAAGATTACAATATGAAAGTTTATTGAAAGTAGATGGAATGACCAAAGAAATTGCTGATTTATTGACCCAAAATGAAATTGTTTCTGCTGAGGAATTAGCCCAAGCTACCGTAGAAGAGTTAAAAGGGCTGGGATTTAGAGAAGATAAAGCCTTGGCATTAATTACTGCTGCCGAAAAATTTATGTCTACGCCTCAAGCGACAGAAGATGTGAAATTAGAAGCCGAAAGTGGAGAAGAATAA
- the infB gene encoding translation initiation factor IF-2, whose translation MAKVKVYQLAKELKISSKELLYRLEDLGIMVKNHMSTLTTDEVVKIREAFAKIPPKAKQKKVIIRKKPPTTKMPIKEMPVTLEVKEEKIEEEIPSVTEEITPVSPSKEELVEKTQTEEVPEEKPKKKKPKEEALDIEEKKRRKKPPLPRKRHRQVVIDIFEEEEETSPVIYPAEVIPIPKPKPKKKEGKPPLKPVTAPPKPIKRRIEMGETITVGELARAMGVKAGELIKKLMSLGVMSTINQPLDYDTASLVASEFDYEVKQVGFVEEDVLKPIPDKPEDLKPRPPVVTVMGHVDHGKTSLLDAIRHTNVISIETGGITQHIGAYYVNLDKGNVVFLDTPGHEAFTAMRARGAQVTDIVVLVVAADDGVMEQTREAINHAKEAGVPIVVAINKIDKPNANPEKVKRELSKLGLTPEEWGGDTLYAEISAKKRIGIDNLLELILLQAEMLELKANPNKPARGIVIEARLDKGRGPVATVLVKEGTLKIGDFFVCGLHYGKIRAMFNDRGESVRKVGPSLPVEIQGISGVPEAGDSLVVVKDEKIAKEISHYRQQKQREATLVRAGVSLENLYEKIEEGEIKELKLIIKADVQGSVEALKEALTKLSTQEIKINIIHASTGVITESDILLASASHAVIIGFNIRPSAKVMDLAEKEKVDIRYYDVIYQLLDDIQASIKGLLGPEYKEKVIGEAEIRQLFKVPKVGVVAGCYVRKGEIKRSCKVRILRDGVVVYNGQLSSLKRFKEDVKEVGTGYECGMSFENFQDIKVGDIIEAYIVEEVEKTIDFRAKTQRTDNG comes from the coding sequence ATGGCTAAAGTTAAAGTGTATCAATTAGCAAAAGAGTTGAAAATATCCAGTAAAGAACTTCTTTATCGTCTGGAAGATTTGGGAATCATGGTAAAAAACCACATGAGCACTCTTACCACAGATGAGGTGGTTAAAATAAGAGAAGCATTTGCTAAAATACCTCCAAAAGCAAAACAAAAAAAGGTAATTATAAGAAAAAAACCTCCTACTACTAAGATGCCAATTAAAGAAATGCCAGTTACTTTGGAAGTTAAAGAAGAAAAAATTGAAGAAGAAATACCTAGTGTAACAGAAGAAATAACTCCTGTATCACCTAGCAAAGAAGAGTTGGTAGAAAAGACACAAACAGAAGAAGTCCCGGAAGAAAAACCTAAAAAGAAAAAGCCAAAAGAAGAGGCCTTAGATATTGAAGAAAAAAAGAGAAGAAAAAAACCACCCCTTCCTCGCAAGAGACATCGGCAAGTGGTTATAGATATATTTGAAGAAGAGGAGGAGACATCTCCTGTTATTTATCCTGCAGAGGTTATACCTATTCCCAAACCCAAGCCAAAAAAGAAAGAAGGAAAACCGCCTTTAAAACCAGTTACTGCCCCTCCTAAGCCTATTAAGCGCCGGATTGAAATGGGAGAAACCATTACGGTGGGTGAATTAGCTCGAGCTATGGGAGTAAAGGCAGGAGAGTTGATAAAGAAACTTATGAGTTTAGGGGTAATGAGTACCATTAACCAGCCATTAGATTACGATACAGCCTCTTTAGTAGCTAGTGAATTTGATTATGAGGTAAAACAAGTAGGTTTTGTAGAGGAAGATGTTCTTAAACCCATACCTGATAAACCTGAAGATTTGAAACCCCGTCCACCTGTAGTTACAGTAATGGGACATGTGGATCATGGCAAAACTTCTCTTTTAGATGCCATCCGTCACACCAATGTTATTTCTATAGAAACAGGTGGGATTACTCAACACATAGGTGCTTATTATGTGAACCTAGATAAAGGAAATGTCGTGTTTTTAGACACACCTGGTCATGAAGCCTTTACTGCTATGCGTGCACGGGGAGCTCAAGTAACAGACATCGTAGTATTGGTAGTGGCAGCAGATGATGGAGTAATGGAGCAAACAAGAGAGGCCATTAATCATGCCAAAGAAGCAGGTGTGCCCATAGTGGTAGCTATTAATAAAATAGATAAACCCAATGCTAACCCAGAAAAGGTGAAAAGGGAGCTATCAAAACTCGGCCTTACACCAGAAGAGTGGGGAGGAGATACCCTTTATGCAGAGATCTCTGCTAAAAAAAGAATTGGGATTGACAATTTGTTAGAATTAATTTTGTTACAAGCTGAGATGTTAGAACTCAAGGCAAATCCTAATAAACCAGCCCGTGGAATAGTGATAGAAGCCCGTTTAGACAAAGGGAGAGGTCCTGTAGCTACTGTCCTGGTTAAAGAAGGGACTCTTAAAATAGGTGATTTCTTTGTATGTGGTCTTCATTATGGAAAGATAAGGGCTATGTTCAATGACCGAGGAGAATCAGTGAGAAAAGTAGGCCCATCATTGCCAGTAGAAATTCAGGGTATTTCTGGTGTTCCTGAAGCAGGGGATTCTTTAGTAGTGGTGAAGGATGAAAAAATAGCTAAAGAAATTAGCCATTATCGCCAACAGAAACAGAGAGAAGCAACATTAGTGAGGGCAGGTGTAAGTTTAGAAAATCTGTATGAAAAAATAGAAGAGGGGGAAATTAAAGAATTAAAACTTATTATCAAAGCCGATGTCCAGGGTTCAGTAGAAGCATTGAAAGAAGCTTTAACTAAATTAAGTACCCAAGAGATAAAGATAAATATAATCCATGCCTCTACAGGAGTAATTACTGAATCAGATATTTTACTTGCCTCTGCATCACATGCAGTTATAATTGGTTTTAATATTAGGCCTAGTGCTAAAGTTATGGATTTAGCAGAGAAAGAAAAAGTAGATATTCGTTATTATGACGTCATTTACCAACTATTGGATGATATTCAAGCTTCAATAAAGGGCTTGCTTGGACCAGAATATAAAGAAAAAGTTATAGGAGAAGCTGAAATTAGGCAGCTTTTTAAAGTGCCCAAAGTGGGAGTAGTGGCAGGTTGTTATGTGAGAAAGGGAGAGATAAAACGGTCTTGTAAAGTGAGAATCTTAAGAGATGGAGTGGTAGTATATAATGGACAGTTATCTTCTTTAAAACGTTTTAAAGAAGATGTAAAAGAAGTAGGAACAGGCTATGAGTGTGGAATGAGCTTTGAAAACTTCCAGGACATTAAAGTAGGAGATATAATTGAGGCCTATATAGTGGAAGAGGTAGAAAAAACCATTGATTTTAGAGCGAAAACTCAAAGAACGGATAATGGATAG
- a CDS encoding DUF503 domain-containing protein, whose translation MFVGVSQILMRLPENHSLKGKRRVIHQIVDRVKNRFNVSIAEVGAHDRWQTIQLGLCKVGLNENKVQAEINKVVDFINDMNLTEIIDAEIEIISFSTRTTVYEKLSPCL comes from the coding sequence ATGTTTGTGGGTGTGAGCCAAATCTTAATGCGCTTACCTGAGAATCACTCCTTAAAAGGCAAAAGGCGAGTTATACACCAGATTGTGGACAGAGTAAAAAACAGATTTAATGTTTCTATAGCTGAGGTAGGAGCCCATGACCGATGGCAGACAATTCAACTTGGGCTATGTAAAGTAGGTTTAAATGAGAATAAGGTTCAAGCAGAGATAAATAAAGTAGTTGATTTTATTAATGATATGAATCTCACAGAGATAATTGATGCAGAGATAGAAATTATTTCCTTTTCTACCAGAACGACTGTTTATGAAAAATTATCTCCCTGCCTCTAA
- the truB gene encoding tRNA pseudouridine(55) synthase TruB, whose amino-acid sequence MKNYLPASKELKPKIRMKEISGIFVIDKPGGITSFEIVRRIKTWLNLKKVGHGGTLDPLATGVLPVFINKATKIAQFFLNMDKTYMATMRLGLETETMDIEGEITRVCKKIDVSIEELQMVMRGFQGKITQIPPSYSSLKVGGVPLYKWARKGIKIQPAPREVEIYELKLKSFRPPEVDFEVSCSKGTYIRTLCSDIGKKLGCGACLVSLRRLKTGPFTIEMAIPLEVLKEAVKAGKWQDYLLDLNKALANFEAVVLNKKQEEQVKHGRFIRWPYKLTRPLIRALNKENQLVALLQTQETQKGMQLRPVKVFDI is encoded by the coding sequence ATGAAAAATTATCTCCCTGCCTCTAAAGAGTTGAAACCAAAGATTAGGATGAAAGAAATATCAGGCATATTTGTTATTGACAAACCAGGGGGTATTACTTCCTTTGAAATAGTGAGGCGGATTAAAACCTGGCTTAATCTGAAAAAAGTAGGCCACGGTGGCACTTTAGACCCATTAGCTACTGGAGTTTTACCCGTTTTTATCAATAAAGCCACCAAAATTGCTCAGTTTTTTCTAAACATGGATAAGACTTATATGGCTACTATGCGTCTTGGTTTAGAGACAGAAACCATGGATATTGAAGGAGAAATAACACGTGTTTGCAAAAAAATAGATGTTTCCATAGAAGAATTGCAAATGGTAATGCGAGGTTTTCAGGGAAAGATTACTCAGATTCCCCCTTCTTATTCCAGTCTCAAGGTAGGTGGAGTTCCTCTTTATAAATGGGCAAGGAAGGGTATTAAGATACAACCTGCTCCGAGGGAAGTAGAAATTTATGAGTTAAAGCTTAAGAGCTTTAGACCCCCGGAAGTGGATTTTGAAGTCTCATGCTCTAAAGGCACATACATTAGAACATTATGTTCAGATATAGGGAAAAAACTGGGTTGCGGTGCTTGTTTGGTCAGTTTAAGAAGATTGAAGACAGGTCCTTTTACTATTGAAATGGCTATTCCTCTTGAGGTTTTAAAGGAGGCTGTAAAAGCAGGAAAATGGCAGGATTATCTCTTGGACTTAAATAAAGCTCTAGCTAATTTTGAAGCGGTAGTGCTTAATAAAAAGCAAGAGGAACAGGTTAAACATGGAAGATTTATTCGCTGGCCTTATAAACTGACAAGGCCATTAATTCGTGCCTTAAACAAAGAAAATCAATTGGTTGCCTTATTGCAAACCCAAGAGACTCAAAAAGGTATGCAATTACGACCAGTAAAGGTTTTTGATATTTAA
- the rpsO gene encoding 30S ribosomal protein S15, translating to MTLMPEQKQEIIRKFQIHPEDTGSPEVQIAILTKRIEYLTEHFKVHKKDFHSRRGLLKLVGRRRHLLNYLKSKDIDRYRKLIQELGLRK from the coding sequence ATGACATTAATGCCAGAACAAAAACAAGAAATTATCAGGAAGTTTCAAATTCATCCTGAAGATACAGGTTCACCTGAGGTGCAGATAGCCATTTTAACCAAACGTATTGAGTATTTGACTGAGCATTTTAAGGTTCACAAAAAAGATTTTCATTCAAGACGAGGTCTTCTAAAATTAGTAGGACGAAGGAGGCATTTACTTAATTATTTGAAAAGTAAAGATATTGATAGATACCGTAAGCTTATTCAGGAATTAGGTTTAAGAAAGTAA
- the pnp gene encoding polyribonucleotide nucleotidyltransferase produces the protein MQIQTEWEGRSFSITYGEMATQANGAVLVRYADTVVLATAVMSPEEIPGIDFMPLTVEYREMSYAVGKIPGGFFKREMGRPSDKEVVTARLIDRPLRPLFPKGFLREVQIITTVLSADQENDPDVLAIIGASAALIISDIPFYVPIAAVRIGRKNGEWIINPTRSQLTESELNLVVAGNEEGVVMVEGDAQFVPEDTILEAIFVGYEALKPILKLQKELQKTAGKSKIEIIIPQKLNDLVTKLERYLPLIEESLSIPEKLPRNRRLSQIFAQAVQEMSLNEEFLPQAKLIFEDFERKLIREKILKGKRIDGRGLKDIRPIQCEVGILPRTHGSAIFKRGETQVLAVTTLGTTEDEQKIDALYGDSFKSFMVHYNFLPYCVGEVRPLRGPSRREIGHGFLAERALKPIIPREEEFPYTIRVVSEVLESNGSSSMATVCSGCLSLMDAGIPVKKPIAGIAMGLVKENDNIAILSDILGEEDHCGDMDFKLAGSREGVTAIQMDIKIEGISKDILHQALIQAREGRLFILDRMEAVLPAPKTSISPHAPKVSIIEIPPEKIANLIGPGGKVIKDIMAKTGVNIDIKETGKVHIVSHSEEQLKKAIEMVKQVTQEVEEGRLYIGKVKRIMDFGALVEILPGTVGLVHVSELDYKRVNKVSDILKEGDEVLVRVLKIEKDGKIKLSRKAALSPSLNLRKKGEYRY, from the coding sequence ATGCAAATACAAACTGAATGGGAAGGACGTTCATTTTCTATTACTTATGGTGAAATGGCCACTCAGGCTAATGGAGCAGTTTTAGTCCGTTATGCTGATACGGTGGTACTTGCTACGGCTGTTATGTCACCAGAGGAAATACCAGGAATAGACTTTATGCCCTTAACCGTTGAATATCGTGAAATGTCTTATGCTGTGGGAAAGATTCCAGGGGGTTTCTTTAAGAGAGAAATGGGAAGACCTAGTGATAAAGAGGTAGTAACTGCTCGACTAATAGATAGACCTCTTCGTCCTCTTTTTCCTAAAGGATTTTTAAGAGAAGTTCAAATCATCACTACCGTTTTGTCAGCAGACCAAGAAAACGACCCGGATGTCCTGGCTATAATTGGGGCTTCAGCGGCTCTTATAATTTCAGACATCCCTTTTTATGTTCCTATCGCCGCGGTGAGAATAGGAAGGAAAAATGGAGAATGGATAATTAATCCTACACGTTCCCAATTAACAGAGAGTGAATTAAATTTAGTTGTGGCTGGAAATGAAGAGGGAGTAGTAATGGTAGAGGGAGATGCCCAATTTGTCCCTGAAGACACTATTTTAGAAGCCATTTTTGTAGGATATGAGGCGTTGAAACCCATTTTAAAGTTGCAAAAGGAATTGCAAAAAACAGCAGGTAAATCTAAGATAGAAATAATAATCCCTCAAAAACTAAATGATTTAGTGACCAAATTAGAGAGGTATCTTCCCTTAATTGAAGAATCACTTAGTATCCCTGAGAAGTTACCTCGGAATAGACGATTGAGCCAAATATTTGCTCAGGCAGTTCAAGAAATGTCTCTTAATGAAGAATTTTTACCTCAAGCCAAGCTCATTTTTGAAGATTTTGAAAGAAAGCTTATCAGGGAAAAAATATTGAAGGGAAAACGTATTGATGGGCGTGGTTTAAAAGACATCAGACCCATTCAGTGTGAAGTAGGGATTTTACCCAGAACTCACGGCTCAGCCATATTTAAACGTGGTGAGACCCAGGTTTTAGCTGTGACTACTTTAGGAACAACAGAAGATGAACAAAAGATAGACGCTCTTTATGGTGATAGTTTTAAGTCTTTTATGGTTCATTACAACTTTCTTCCTTATTGTGTGGGAGAGGTGAGACCATTAAGGGGACCTAGCAGACGAGAAATAGGACATGGTTTCTTAGCCGAACGGGCCTTAAAACCCATTATTCCCAGAGAAGAGGAATTTCCTTATACTATCAGGGTGGTCTCAGAAGTCTTAGAATCAAATGGTTCTTCTTCTATGGCTACTGTGTGTAGTGGTTGTCTTTCTCTGATGGATGCAGGCATTCCAGTTAAAAAACCCATAGCTGGTATTGCTATGGGTTTGGTAAAAGAGAATGATAATATAGCTATTCTTTCTGATATTTTAGGAGAAGAGGACCATTGTGGAGATATGGATTTCAAATTAGCTGGTTCTAGAGAAGGTGTGACTGCAATTCAAATGGATATTAAGATTGAGGGCATCAGTAAGGATATTCTTCACCAAGCTTTAATACAAGCTAGAGAGGGAAGGCTTTTTATTTTGGATAGAATGGAGGCTGTCTTACCAGCCCCTAAAACTTCTATCTCTCCTCATGCTCCTAAAGTATCTATTATCGAAATACCTCCTGAAAAGATCGCCAACCTTATTGGTCCTGGAGGGAAAGTAATTAAAGATATTATGGCCAAAACAGGAGTGAATATAGATATTAAGGAAACTGGTAAAGTTCATATTGTCTCTCATAGTGAAGAACAACTTAAAAAGGCCATAGAGATGGTGAAACAAGTCACTCAGGAGGTAGAAGAGGGGCGGTTATATATTGGAAAGGTGAAGAGAATAATGGATTTTGGGGCATTGGTAGAAATCCTTCCAGGGACAGTTGGTTTGGTGCATGTTTCTGAATTGGACTATAAACGAGTGAATAAAGTAAGTGACATTCTTAAAGAAGGAGATGAAGTTTTAGTAAGGGTTTTAAAAATAGAAAAAGATGGAAAGATTAAGTTGAGTCGGAAGGCAGCTCTAAGTCCCTCCTTAAATCTTCGCAAGAAAGGAGAGTATCGTTATTAA
- the dut gene encoding dUTP diphosphatase, translated as MNKIQVKVKYLRQGINLPTYMTPQAAGMDIFAALEHPINLPSGEIFLVPTGIAIALPPGFEAQIRPRSGLATQYGVTLINSPGTIDADYRGEIKVPLINLGKKTYTVHPGERIAQLVIAPVVKAEWKIVSELPFSERGRGGFGHTG; from the coding sequence ATTAACAAAATTCAAGTTAAGGTCAAATATCTCCGTCAAGGTATAAATTTACCTACTTACATGACTCCTCAGGCAGCCGGAATGGACATATTTGCAGCCCTTGAGCACCCTATTAATTTGCCATCTGGAGAAATATTTTTAGTCCCTACCGGGATTGCCATAGCCTTACCTCCGGGTTTTGAGGCCCAGATTCGTCCTAGAAGTGGTTTGGCTACTCAATATGGTGTGACTTTAATCAATTCCCCTGGAACCATTGACGCCGACTACAGAGGAGAAATAAAAGTTCCCTTGATTAATTTAGGTAAAAAGACCTATACCGTTCATCCTGGGGAAAGGATTGCCCAATTAGTGATAGCTCCAGTGGTAAAGGCTGAATGGAAGATTGTGTCTGAATTACCTTTTTCAGAACGAGGTAGGGGTGGCTTCGGGCACACTGGTTAA
- the fabF gene encoding beta-ketoacyl-ACP synthase II has translation MRRVVVTGLGLVTPVGIGVKESWENICAGKSGITEVTRFDASAHDSRIAGEVKDFHPEEFMSKKQIKRTDLFVQYALAATRMAMEMAQLKIDPNLAPRAGCIVGVGLGGLPNIEYYHKLLLEKGPNKVSPFFVPMIITNMAAGYISIEYNLQGANICTTTACASGAHAIGEGYHYIKYGLADVMVVGGAESTITSLGIAGFCAMKALSTRNQEPQKASRPFDKERDGFVIAEGAGIMILEEMHHALNRGGPIYAEMIGYGVSSDAYHITAPPKDGAGAILCMKSALKDAGIKPQEVDYINAHGTSTPLNDISETKAIKATFGEHAYKLPVSSTKSMTGHLLGGAGGIEAVFTVLSLYSGIIPPTINYEYPDPECDLDYVPNKARKANINIAMSNSFGFGGTNASLIFKKFERV, from the coding sequence TTGCGGCGAGTAGTGGTTACTGGTTTAGGACTGGTGACTCCAGTAGGAATTGGTGTGAAAGAAAGTTGGGAAAATATTTGTGCGGGCAAATCAGGCATCACAGAAGTTACTCGTTTTGATGCCTCAGCCCATGATAGCCGCATTGCTGGAGAAGTCAAAGACTTTCATCCTGAAGAATTCATGTCCAAAAAACAAATTAAACGCACCGATTTATTTGTTCAATATGCACTAGCTGCTACTAGGATGGCCATGGAAATGGCACAGTTAAAAATAGACCCTAACCTTGCCCCAAGGGCAGGGTGTATTGTAGGGGTGGGTCTAGGGGGTTTGCCCAATATTGAGTATTATCATAAACTCCTATTAGAAAAGGGCCCAAACAAGGTCTCTCCTTTTTTTGTTCCTATGATTATTACCAATATGGCTGCGGGTTATATCTCTATTGAGTATAATCTCCAAGGTGCAAACATTTGCACCACCACAGCTTGTGCCTCTGGTGCCCATGCTATTGGAGAAGGATATCATTATATTAAATATGGTCTGGCAGATGTGATGGTAGTGGGTGGAGCAGAATCTACCATTACCTCTTTAGGTATTGCTGGTTTTTGTGCCATGAAGGCCCTTTCTACCCGCAATCAAGAGCCCCAAAAGGCTTCTCGGCCTTTTGATAAAGAGAGGGATGGTTTCGTCATAGCAGAGGGGGCAGGGATTATGATCTTAGAAGAAATGCATCATGCCTTAAATAGGGGAGGGCCAATTTATGCAGAAATGATTGGATATGGGGTAAGTAGTGATGCCTATCATATTACCGCTCCCCCTAAAGATGGAGCAGGGGCTATTTTGTGTATGAAAAGCGCCTTAAAAGATGCAGGTATTAAACCACAAGAAGTAGATTATATCAATGCTCATGGGACATCTACTCCCTTAAATGACATTTCTGAAACTAAGGCCATAAAGGCCACATTTGGAGAACATGCTTATAAATTACCAGTAAGCTCTACTAAATCCATGACCGGCCACTTGTTAGGAGGCGCTGGAGGCATTGAAGCAGTATTTACTGTTCTCTCCCTTTATTCTGGTATAATTCCTCCTACCATTAATTATGAATATCCTGACCCTGAATGTGATTTAGACTATGTTCCCAACAAAGCCAGAAAGGCAAATATCAATATTGCCATGTCTAATTCTTTTGGTTTTGGTGGAACCAATGCCTCTTTAATATTTAAGAAATTTGAGCGAGTTTAG
- the acpP gene encoding acyl carrier protein → MANIEKRVKEIIANQLGVDQEEVVPEASFVEDLGADSLDLVELIMAIEEEFGVEVPDEEAEKIRKVQDAIDYIQKHIQG, encoded by the coding sequence ATGGCAAATATTGAAAAAAGGGTAAAGGAGATTATTGCTAATCAACTTGGTGTAGATCAAGAGGAAGTTGTGCCTGAGGCTTCTTTTGTGGAGGATTTGGGGGCTGATTCTTTGGATTTGGTAGAATTGATTATGGCTATAGAAGAGGAATTTGGTGTAGAAGTGCCTGATGAAGAAGCAGAAAAAATTCGTAAGGTTCAGGATGCTATTGACTATATCCAAAAACACATTCAAGGATAG
- the fabG gene encoding 3-oxoacyl-[acyl-carrier-protein] reductase, producing MEERVAVVTGGSRGIGRSIALRLARDGTKLIITYLKGKEAAEQVIKEIESQGGKAWAYQFDVANFEETEKNFEEILAKFNKIDYLINNAGLVKDNFLLRMKEQDWDRVINVNLKGAFNCIKAVVKSMLKQKFGRIVNITSVVAFMGNIGQVNYAASKAGLVGLTKSLAKELAPKGITVNAVAPGFIETDMTASLPEKVKENMLKAIPLARFGKPEEVAEAVAFLVSDKAAYITGQVIHVNGGMYM from the coding sequence ATGGAAGAAAGAGTGGCTGTGGTTACCGGAGGTTCTAGAGGAATAGGACGGTCCATTGCACTAAGATTGGCTAGAGATGGAACAAAATTAATTATTACTTATTTAAAAGGAAAAGAGGCTGCTGAACAAGTGATAAAAGAAATTGAATCTCAAGGGGGGAAGGCCTGGGCATATCAGTTTGATGTAGCCAATTTTGAGGAAACTGAAAAAAATTTTGAGGAAATACTTGCCAAATTTAATAAGATAGATTATCTCATCAACAATGCAGGTCTTGTCAAGGACAATTTTTTGCTGCGGATGAAAGAGCAAGACTGGGATAGGGTGATAAATGTAAACTTGAAGGGGGCCTTTAATTGCATTAAGGCAGTGGTCAAGTCTATGCTTAAACAGAAGTTTGGCAGAATTGTAAATATTACCTCAGTGGTTGCCTTTATGGGAAATATAGGCCAGGTCAATTATGCGGCTTCTAAAGCAGGCTTAGTAGGTCTTACTAAGTCTTTAGCTAAAGAGTTGGCCCCTAAGGGAATTACAGTTAATGCAGTAGCTCCAGGATTTATAGAAACAGATATGACTGCTTCACTCCCAGAGAAAGTGAAAGAAAATATGTTGAAAGCTATTCCCCTTGCTAGATTTGGCAAACCAGAAGAGGTGGCAGAAGCAGTAGCCTTTTTGGTTTCAGATAAAGCGGCTTATATTACAGGACAAGTGATTCATGTAAATGGTGGAATGTATATGTAA